The following proteins come from a genomic window of Halorubrum lacusprofundi ATCC 49239:
- a CDS encoding 5-methylcytosine restriction system specificity protein McrC: MSTVDEVYEYGQDTFNVPERGEIRIEGCPSSIGDQLRRASFTQESPGVFTKSQAALDSDQEYEVVTVTVDGDENEVLHVEATDIIGVVSLTPSSKVQVDPKIDWEHIFDMLLAVYDQNRSIEYHGIPLQDFLSDDIHLDDVFVVLAINYLDGLETIHRQGYIRDLVIRRLDSLDGRGEIDVEQTLLNHGRGTLEPHWIRNETEYDNAANSLLHFAGKTLLRLFRQNSHENDHPAYDRIFSEVHREVERLESMGVSSGLDRMDAYRRLSLSDLPKQRRYYQKAFDVAKAVMSSSLGQQLRDGPRELVVDYVLNMESLFEQYSQVVIERELSYIKSYDHLGDLDDVTPVRSPSVNPFEGEGQIYHEPDHALQEGDKTLAVLDSKYYAEGHDPVKESPSRSRLFSYAYLLHSDRLAFLCPLLEPKRRRVTQTDAELQIVSPEQEFTLGGYGDVVHDYLHDVLVRKSAELEAFRAVAENRLCLDGVEETDLTDSKSMRGPFTFKDSRDFSLRVLKAAADEHSWEVRNRYDLEQDGDWTREQIETRCEQRYEHTTTCVPVFCREQGQEWIDLYFLNGSGGVEKEGPLKLL; encoded by the coding sequence ATGAGTACGGTTGACGAAGTTTACGAGTACGGGCAGGACACCTTCAATGTCCCCGAGCGCGGGGAGATCCGAATAGAGGGCTGTCCGTCGTCCATCGGGGACCAGCTTCGTCGCGCGTCATTTACACAGGAGAGTCCTGGTGTCTTCACGAAGAGTCAGGCCGCACTCGACTCAGATCAGGAGTACGAGGTCGTGACGGTCACCGTAGACGGCGACGAGAACGAGGTACTCCACGTTGAGGCGACGGACATCATCGGTGTCGTGAGCCTCACGCCGTCGTCGAAGGTGCAGGTCGATCCGAAGATCGACTGGGAACACATCTTCGACATGCTCCTGGCTGTCTACGACCAGAACCGATCTATCGAGTATCACGGAATTCCGCTGCAGGACTTCCTCTCTGACGACATCCATCTTGACGACGTGTTCGTGGTGCTGGCGATCAACTACCTGGATGGCTTGGAGACGATCCACCGGCAGGGGTACATCCGGGATCTGGTCATCAGACGGCTCGACAGTCTCGATGGGCGGGGGGAAATCGACGTCGAACAAACGTTGTTGAACCACGGGCGCGGAACGTTGGAGCCACACTGGATCCGCAACGAGACCGAGTACGACAACGCCGCGAACTCGCTGCTTCACTTCGCTGGAAAGACGCTCCTTCGACTCTTCCGACAGAATTCTCACGAGAACGACCACCCTGCATACGATCGAATCTTCTCCGAAGTACACCGCGAAGTGGAGCGTCTGGAGAGTATGGGTGTCAGCAGCGGGCTGGACCGGATGGACGCGTATCGACGCCTCTCACTGAGCGACCTTCCAAAGCAACGACGGTACTACCAGAAGGCGTTCGACGTCGCCAAGGCAGTGATGTCGTCGTCGCTCGGCCAGCAACTCCGTGATGGCCCACGAGAACTGGTCGTGGACTACGTCCTGAACATGGAGTCGCTGTTCGAGCAGTACTCTCAGGTCGTTATCGAGCGCGAACTCTCGTACATCAAGTCCTACGACCACCTCGGAGACCTCGACGACGTGACACCCGTTCGGTCACCATCGGTGAACCCGTTCGAGGGTGAAGGGCAGATATACCACGAACCAGACCACGCCCTGCAGGAAGGTGACAAGACACTGGCTGTACTGGACTCGAAATACTACGCAGAGGGTCACGATCCCGTGAAGGAATCGCCGTCCAGATCACGGCTCTTCAGTTACGCGTATCTCCTCCACTCAGATCGGCTCGCATTTCTGTGTCCGCTTCTCGAACCGAAGCGACGGCGAGTTACCCAGACAGATGCCGAACTGCAGATCGTTTCGCCCGAGCAGGAGTTTACGTTGGGTGGGTATGGCGACGTCGTCCACGACTATCTGCACGACGTACTTGTCCGCAAGTCTGCTGAACTCGAAGCCTTCCGGGCTGTCGCGGAAAACCGACTGTGCCTTGACGGTGTCGAAGAGACGGATCTGACCGACTCGAAGTCGATGAGAGGTCCGTTCACGTTCAAGGATTCTCGGGATTTCTCCTTACGTGTTCTCAAGGCTGCCGCCGACGAACACTCTTGGGAGGTCCGAAACCGGTACGATCTGGAGCAGGACGGTGACTGGACGCGGGAACAGATCGAAACGCGGTGTGAACAGCGTTACGAGCATACGACGACGTGCGTACCGGTGTTCTGTCGTGAACAGGGGCAAGAATGGATTGACCTATACTTCCTGAACGGCAGTGGTGGAGTCGAGAAAGAGGGTCCTTTGAAACTCCTCTAA
- a CDS encoding AAA family ATPase codes for MSDSSDDYTLEDAQDEVGILRRVTDDVVEAIQNAESEDVLEFLIEDEKLDVVHDGERGLGQVRRAVLESPLASDRLKRIVSLRGDETPEEILVPNDVERNAKVALEAGKPVVLYGPTGTGKTTFAKQLARETGIGYTLNTATPSWTPSDIIGGISPDYTGDSLSYRTKLGCVSEAVQRARRFDVEYGVILDEITRADISKIFGPLYTAIENPHQTIFETDEGETIELDERVNIICTMNMSDRTVNELDNAITRRFAMIELDEYEEDKRRQLFKDWITTHVTDHTDLGESEILRLFERDYQGINHGHESTSQGSIMRFGPMHYRDVAVFLGVGCREGGEYEYDQTDAVGQAFRTYIVPRLLNAAAFPQIERIAEHYRAMNGEFEEFDLSPAAELAERELEQERRQMGSYE; via the coding sequence ATGAGTGACTCGTCGGACGACTATACGCTTGAGGATGCGCAAGACGAAGTCGGAATTCTTCGCCGTGTAACCGACGACGTCGTCGAAGCAATCCAGAACGCGGAGAGCGAAGACGTACTGGAGTTTTTGATTGAGGACGAAAAACTCGACGTGGTCCACGACGGAGAGCGTGGTCTGGGTCAGGTCCGACGGGCCGTACTTGAGTCTCCATTGGCGTCAGATCGGCTCAAGCGTATTGTAAGTCTCCGCGGCGACGAAACGCCCGAAGAGATACTCGTCCCGAACGACGTTGAGCGGAACGCGAAGGTCGCACTGGAAGCGGGCAAGCCAGTCGTCCTGTATGGGCCGACCGGGACAGGGAAGACGACATTTGCTAAGCAACTCGCTCGTGAAACCGGAATCGGATACACCCTCAACACTGCCACTCCCTCGTGGACGCCGTCGGACATCATCGGCGGCATCAGTCCGGACTACACCGGCGACTCACTAAGCTACCGAACGAAACTCGGCTGCGTGTCCGAAGCCGTTCAGCGTGCTCGCCGGTTCGACGTCGAATACGGCGTCATCCTCGATGAGATTACGCGAGCGGACATATCGAAGATATTTGGTCCGCTGTACACTGCAATCGAGAACCCACACCAAACCATCTTTGAGACCGACGAAGGTGAGACTATTGAGCTGGACGAGCGGGTGAACATCATCTGTACGATGAACATGTCCGACCGGACGGTGAACGAACTCGATAACGCCATCACCCGCCGGTTCGCCATGATCGAGTTGGACGAGTACGAGGAGGACAAGCGCCGTCAGCTGTTCAAAGACTGGATCACCACGCACGTCACCGACCACACCGACCTCGGAGAAAGTGAGATTCTCCGGCTGTTCGAACGTGACTACCAGGGTATCAATCACGGCCACGAATCGACGTCGCAAGGGTCGATTATGCGGTTCGGCCCGATGCATTACCGCGACGTCGCCGTCTTCCTCGGCGTCGGCTGTCGGGAAGGCGGAGAGTACGAGTACGACCAGACAGACGCGGTCGGACAGGCATTCCGGACGTACATCGTTCCGCGATTGCTGAACGCCGCCGCGTTCCCGCAGATCGAGCGCATCGCGGAACACTACCGCGCGATGAACGGTGAGTTCGAGGAGTTCGATCTCTCGCCGGCAGCAGAGCTCGCCGAACGGGAACTCGAACAGGAACGACGCCAGATGGGCTCCTACGAGTAA
- a CDS encoding recombinase family protein, protein MAEVIGYTRLSQDSDTSIERQKRHIREYTDQHEMSLERIYDDGERTSGWDESREEYQKARSRVQSGEIDAVVINDKRRLARDFDETMRLILDLREYGVEAHTFEEGELDLSDPVQAAVEVLQAASEHEAKKKEIERAREAVQERVDKGYDHGRPPIGFRFDNEGKQWVPDRNGQFEIVLEAIHMVEAGSTYREVEDELDIAPATMSSIMDRRDQYLNASKNG, encoded by the coding sequence ATGGCTGAGGTGATCGGATACACTCGACTCTCACAGGACTCAGATACCTCTATTGAGCGTCAAAAGCGCCACATTCGGGAATACACTGATCAACACGAGATGTCCCTCGAACGGATCTACGACGACGGCGAGCGAACGTCAGGTTGGGATGAGAGCAGAGAGGAGTATCAAAAGGCCCGTAGTCGTGTCCAATCTGGAGAAATTGATGCGGTTGTCATCAACGATAAACGCCGTCTCGCACGCGACTTCGACGAAACGATGAGGCTCATTCTGGATCTCCGTGAATACGGTGTTGAAGCCCATACCTTCGAAGAGGGGGAGCTCGACCTCTCTGACCCGGTCCAGGCTGCCGTCGAAGTCCTCCAAGCAGCCAGCGAACATGAGGCTAAAAAGAAGGAAATTGAGCGCGCACGCGAGGCTGTCCAAGAGCGGGTGGACAAAGGATACGATCACGGTCGCCCTCCAATCGGATTTCGATTCGATAACGAGGGCAAACAATGGGTACCTGATCGGAACGGGCAATTTGAGATCGTACTCGAAGCCATCCATATGGTTGAGGCCGGATCGACTTATCGTGAGGTGGAGGACGAACTGGATATTGCCCCAGCAACGATGTCTAGTATAATGGACAGAAGAGACCAGTATCTCAACGCCAGTAAAAACGGTTAG
- a CDS encoding DUF7437 domain-containing protein yields MSKATGGPERTVNGLLSVARLLEEPRLARLYTFVLRNEEVTIDDIADELDMPRTTAYSDTGTLVDLGALTRDDDQKTHTYGAIPITLTATLDGDEYTVTPTLIAAFGRSPHDQDLDLLLERHDLGKLAAALTYAVPYADGEMSERVAARELDLQYAFGIAVLQALRDVVLNMESVDPYFGDIQDAREQGPSSED; encoded by the coding sequence ATGTCGAAGGCTACCGGCGGACCCGAACGAACGGTCAACGGCCTGCTGTCGGTTGCCCGGCTCCTCGAAGAGCCACGGTTGGCACGCCTCTACACGTTTGTTCTCCGTAACGAGGAGGTCACAATCGACGACATCGCTGACGAGTTAGACATGCCACGGACAACCGCCTACTCGGATACCGGGACTCTCGTCGATCTCGGGGCCCTCACACGAGACGACGACCAGAAGACACACACGTACGGTGCCATTCCGATTACCCTCACCGCGACGCTTGACGGCGACGAGTACACCGTCACACCAACGCTCATCGCCGCGTTCGGTCGTTCCCCCCACGATCAGGATCTCGATCTGCTCCTTGAGCGACACGACCTCGGGAAACTGGCTGCCGCGCTCACCTATGCGGTTCCGTACGCGGATGGAGAGATGTCCGAGCGAGTTGCGGCCCGTGAACTTGACCTCCAGTACGCATTCGGCATCGCAGTGCTACAGGCACTCCGTGATGTCGTTCTCAATATGGAGTCGGTTGACCCATACTTCGGGGACATTCAGGATGCACGCGAGCAGGGTCCAAGTTCTGAGGACTGA